A stretch of Kyrpidia spormannii DNA encodes these proteins:
- a CDS encoding dTDP-4-dehydrorhamnose 3,5-epimerase family protein — MNDHALPRLSLNDIGVEYRELVTTQEYGPKPRIEGVQILDLRWFTDDGGAFTELARLDEQGCLAVLPEFQVRQVNYSVVLPGAVKAWHFHFNQEDVWFIPPTVRLLVGLLDVRTSSPTYRNTMRFVMGAGKAQVLYIPRGVAHGVANIWAQDAYMMYLVNQQFDPEQPDENRLPWDVLGDSFWQIQKG, encoded by the coding sequence GTGAACGATCATGCGCTTCCCAGATTATCCCTGAACGATATCGGGGTTGAATACCGCGAGCTTGTGACGACCCAGGAGTATGGTCCCAAACCCAGGATCGAGGGCGTGCAGATCTTGGATCTGCGGTGGTTTACGGATGACGGAGGTGCTTTTACAGAGTTGGCTCGACTTGACGAACAAGGTTGTTTGGCCGTATTGCCGGAATTTCAGGTGCGCCAAGTGAACTATTCGGTGGTGTTGCCGGGAGCGGTGAAAGCCTGGCATTTTCATTTCAATCAAGAGGATGTCTGGTTTATCCCGCCCACGGTCCGATTGTTGGTGGGGCTGCTGGATGTCCGGACATCTTCTCCAACCTATCGGAACACCATGCGTTTCGTGATGGGGGCGGGCAAAGCGCAGGTCCTTTACATCCCTCGCGGTGTTGCCCACGGTGTGGCCAACATTTGGGCTCAGGATGCGTACATGATGTACTTGGTCAACCAACAATTTGATCCTGAGCAACCCGATGAAAACCGATTGCCGTGGGATGTATTGGGTGATTCGTTTTGGCAGATCCAGAAGGGGTAA
- the rfbA gene encoding glucose-1-phosphate thymidylyltransferase RfbA, whose amino-acid sequence MKGILLAGGSGTRLHPMTSVASKHLMPVYDKPMIYYPLSTLLLAGIRDIVLISTPRDLPLYQRVLGDGSRLGIRLSYMEQERPAGIAQAFLIAESFIGNDSVCLILGDNIFYGHGLGEMVRRHTLLEHGAVIFGYWVKDPERYGVVEFDEDQRVVGLEEKPSQPKSNYAVSGLYFYDHEVVQIAKALKPSARGELEITDVNREYLRRGQLRVEIMGRGIAWLDTGTPPSLLDAANFVATVERRQGLKIACLEEIAYRVGYISLDDLEALIRDMPDTDYRGYLEYLWYTEVKRLGESSRKNVNWLRRTRVR is encoded by the coding sequence ATGAAAGGCATTCTGTTGGCCGGTGGTTCGGGGACCCGGTTGCATCCCATGACGTCGGTTGCCAGCAAACACCTCATGCCGGTCTACGATAAGCCCATGATCTACTACCCGCTTTCGACTCTCTTATTGGCGGGGATCCGGGATATCGTACTGATTTCGACACCCAGAGATCTTCCCCTTTATCAGCGGGTTTTGGGGGACGGGTCGCGGTTGGGGATCAGACTATCATATATGGAACAGGAAAGACCTGCGGGGATTGCTCAAGCATTTCTCATTGCGGAATCGTTCATCGGGAACGATTCGGTCTGTCTGATTCTTGGAGATAACATTTTTTACGGACACGGACTTGGGGAGATGGTCCGTCGACATACCCTCCTTGAACATGGGGCCGTGATCTTCGGTTATTGGGTAAAAGATCCCGAGCGCTACGGGGTCGTGGAATTCGACGAGGATCAGCGAGTTGTCGGTTTGGAGGAAAAGCCGTCTCAGCCCAAATCGAATTACGCGGTCTCCGGCTTGTATTTTTACGATCATGAGGTGGTGCAGATCGCAAAGGCACTCAAACCGTCCGCCAGGGGTGAGCTTGAGATCACCGACGTGAATCGGGAATATTTGCGGAGAGGACAATTGCGGGTGGAGATCATGGGGCGGGGAATCGCCTGGCTCGATACGGGAACCCCGCCGAGTTTGCTCGATGCGGCGAATTTCGTGGCCACGGTGGAACGGCGCCAAGGTCTCAAAATCGCGTGTCTTGAGGAGATTGCCTATCGTGTGGGATATATTTCGCTGGATGATCTGGAAGCATTGATCCGGGATATGCCGGACACGGACTACAGAGGGTACTTGGAATACCTTTGGTATACCGAAGTAAAGAGGTTGGGTGAATCGTCCAGAAAAAATGTTAACTGGTTGAGGCGAACACGGGTGAGGTGA
- a CDS encoding glycosyltransferase family 2 protein produces the protein MSCPSVYIVVINWNGYEDTSRCLTSLRDLEYPTYRIIVIDNGSDDGSVELLRKNYPNVIILEAKENVGFARGNNIGIRYALNHYAAYVWLLNNDTTVSRTALFELVQVAESDVTIGAVGSVVYYMNCPEKIQVWGGGWVNTWIGRAGHFITPVPSQRLDYVVGASILLRSDALRDVGYLDEDYFMYWEDTDISFRLRKAGWKLAVAPNSKVFHKVSGSIGEGSEAFHFYFNRSAKRFFQRYCVMPWVPISIGVGGRLAKLVVKKNWKAVRAIVRSMFVPSKI, from the coding sequence GTGAGCTGCCCGTCGGTTTATATCGTTGTTATAAACTGGAATGGTTATGAAGACACATCGCGTTGCTTAACATCTCTTCGGGATTTAGAGTATCCAACTTACAGGATTATTGTTATTGATAATGGATCTGATGATGGTTCGGTCGAGCTCCTAAGAAAAAATTATCCGAATGTAATAATTTTGGAAGCCAAGGAGAACGTTGGATTCGCTCGTGGCAATAACATTGGGATTCGGTATGCTTTGAATCATTATGCAGCATATGTATGGTTATTAAATAATGATACTACTGTGTCTCGAACTGCTCTCTTTGAGCTTGTGCAAGTTGCAGAATCGGATGTCACCATCGGTGCTGTAGGTTCGGTAGTTTATTACATGAATTGTCCTGAGAAGATCCAGGTTTGGGGTGGTGGTTGGGTGAATACATGGATTGGAAGGGCCGGACATTTTATAACTCCCGTCCCCTCACAACGTCTAGACTATGTTGTTGGAGCGAGTATCCTTCTCCGATCAGATGCCTTACGAGATGTAGGGTATCTTGACGAAGACTACTTTATGTATTGGGAGGATACCGATATAAGTTTTCGTTTAAGAAAAGCTGGGTGGAAATTGGCAGTAGCCCCAAATTCTAAGGTTTTCCATAAAGTTTCTGGGTCGATAGGGGAAGGTAGCGAGGCATTTCATTTTTACTTCAATAGATCAGCCAAACGTTTCTTTCAAAGATACTGTGTGATGCCATGGGTTCCAATTAGCATTGGAGTAGGTGGGCGTCTGGCTAAACTTGTCGTAAAAAAGAATTGGAAGGCTGTTAGGGCTATAGTGAGGTCAATGTTTGTACCTAGTAAAATATGA